One stretch of Nicotiana tabacum cultivar K326 chromosome 18, ASM71507v2, whole genome shotgun sequence DNA includes these proteins:
- the LOC107816833 gene encoding UDP-xylose transporter 1: MGEMTSFQLGVVGALFLSVASSVSIVICNKALMSNLGFPFATTLTSWHLMVTYCTLHVALKFNFFENKPIDMKTVMLFGILNGVSIGFLNLSLGFNSIGFYQMTKLAIIPFTVLLETIFLKKQFSRNIKFALFVLLIGVGYASITDLQLNFVGTILSLLAIVTTCVGQILTNTIQKRLNISSTQLLYQSAPFQAAILFVSGPVVDQFLTKQSVFAYKYSPIVMGFILLSCLIAVSVNFSTFLVIGKTSPVTYQVLGHLKTCLVLAFGYTLLHDPFTSRNIIGILIAIVGMGLYSYFCVNETKRKQVGDLSSMTQVKDKDTTAPLLAGKNGHVKENNSLI, from the exons ATGGGAGAAATGACTAGCTTTCAGTTGGGTGTGGTGGGAGCACTGTTCCTATCTGTGGCATCTTCAGTTTCTATTGTTATTTGCAACAAAGCTTTGATGAGTAATCTTGGTTTTCCCTTTG CCACAACATTAACAAGTTGGCATCTAATGGTGACATATTGCACACTCCACGTGGCACTGAAATTCAATttctttgaaaacaagcctattGATATGAAGACTGTGATGCTTTTTGGTATCTTAAATGGTGTATCCATTGGCTTTCTCAACCTTAGCCTTGGCTTTAATTCCATTGGCTTCTATCAG ATGACAAAACTAGCAATTATACCTTTTACCGTACTATTAGAAACCATTTTCTTGAAAAAGCAATTCAG CCGGAATATTAAATTTGCTTTGTTCGTTCTGCTGATCGGAGTTGGCTATGCCTCCATTACTGATCTTCAGCTCAATTTTGTTGGAACAATTCTCTCCCTTCTCGCCATTGTTACAACTTGTGTTGGACAAATT CTGACCAACACAATACAAAAGAGGCTCAACATCTCATCAACTCAATTGTTGTATCAATCAGCCCCTTTCCAAGCAGCTATTCTATTTGTATCAGGGCCTGTGGTGGATCAATTCCTTACCAAACAGAGTGTTTTCGCCTACAAATATTCTCCTATTGTTATG GGATTTATATTGTTGTCGTGTTTGATTGCTGTATCAGTGAATTTCAGCACATTTTTAGTAATTGGAAAGACATCACCAGTTACATATCAAGTGTTAGGCCACCTTAAAACATGTTTGGTTTTAGCCTTTGGTTATACATTGCTACATGATCCTTTCACTTCAAGGAACATTATTGGAATTCTTATTGCCATTGTTGGTATGGGATTGTATTCCTATTTTTGTGTCAATGAAACCAAAAGGAAACAAGTTGGAGACCTTTCTTCTATGACTCAA GTTAAAGATAAAGATACCACTGCACCACTTCTAGCTGGGAAAAATGGCCACGTCAAAGAAAATAACTCCCTTATTTAA